Proteins encoded in a region of the Phenylobacterium glaciei genome:
- a CDS encoding transglycosylase domain-containing protein produces MANAQSPRRAPRTPAQAALYWSAVIGVWGLIFLVAFFAVFAVDLPDTSKLYDVKRQPSISYLDRSGALVAVRGSQYAPPVDLDKLPPYVPKAFIAIEDRWFYWHIGFNPWGIIRSTLYNVTHHGGPLRGGSTITQQLARNLFLTANQTYRRKAQELILAVWLEAKFSKKEILSLYLNRVYFGAGAYGIEAAAQRYFNKPASQLTIGESALLAGMMKGPSRYSPVSATDRAARRATIVLDEMVRTRAITPEQRAEAFKTPVRVNPVLANQRAQYFTDWVDDQVRALVGEPTEDLVVETTLDLPIQTAAEQSLRRGVEAGKAQGVGQGALVAIDGEGRIRAYVGGSSYADSQFDRATMAQRQAGSSFKPFVYLTAMEQGRTPATPVVDEPLKIGTWEPKNYTGRFLGPMSLQTALAQSINTVAARLANEVGTGNVAATARRLGITSHIQLDPSMALGAVEVSPMEMAQAYAPFSNGGFLAKGYGIERIRTASGKVLYDHGVDKGARRAVIGSPALQYMNQMMRQVITSGTGTKARVAGFDIAGKTGTTSDYRDAWFVGYTGGFVTAVWVGRDDNTPMKKVTGGGAPAGIWHDFMTAALPRLKTQPIPGGTLAPPPVEAPAPSDPIGDLLSGDGPKTEAPAEKPAEEIPY; encoded by the coding sequence CTACCTGGACCGCTCGGGCGCCCTGGTGGCCGTGCGCGGCAGCCAGTACGCGCCGCCCGTGGACCTGGACAAGCTGCCGCCCTACGTGCCGAAAGCCTTCATCGCCATCGAGGACCGCTGGTTCTACTGGCACATCGGCTTCAACCCCTGGGGCATCATCCGCTCCACCCTCTATAATGTGACCCATCACGGCGGCCCCCTGCGCGGCGGCTCCACCATCACCCAGCAGCTGGCGCGCAACCTGTTCCTGACCGCCAACCAGACCTATCGCCGCAAGGCCCAGGAGCTGATCCTGGCCGTCTGGCTGGAGGCCAAGTTCTCCAAGAAGGAGATCCTCTCCCTCTATCTCAACCGGGTCTATTTCGGCGCCGGGGCCTATGGCATCGAGGCCGCCGCCCAGCGCTACTTCAACAAGCCCGCCTCCCAGCTGACCATCGGCGAGAGCGCCCTGCTGGCCGGGATGATGAAGGGGCCCTCGCGCTACTCGCCGGTCTCGGCCACCGACCGCGCCGCACGGCGCGCCACCATCGTGCTGGATGAGATGGTCCGCACCCGCGCCATCACCCCCGAACAGCGCGCCGAGGCCTTCAAGACCCCGGTCCGGGTCAACCCGGTGCTGGCCAATCAGCGCGCCCAGTACTTCACCGACTGGGTGGACGACCAGGTCCGCGCCCTGGTGGGCGAGCCCACCGAGGACCTGGTGGTGGAGACCACCCTGGACCTGCCGATCCAGACCGCCGCCGAACAGTCCCTGCGCCGCGGCGTCGAGGCGGGCAAGGCCCAGGGCGTCGGCCAGGGCGCGCTCGTCGCCATCGACGGCGAGGGTCGCATCCGCGCCTATGTCGGCGGCTCCTCCTATGCCGACAGCCAGTTCGACCGCGCCACCATGGCCCAGCGCCAGGCCGGCTCGTCCTTCAAGCCCTTTGTCTATCTCACCGCCATGGAACAGGGCCGCACGCCCGCCACCCCGGTCGTCGACGAACCCCTGAAGATCGGAACCTGGGAGCCGAAGAACTATACCGGCCGGTTCCTCGGCCCCATGAGCCTGCAGACGGCTCTGGCCCAGTCCATCAACACCGTGGCCGCGCGCCTGGCCAACGAGGTCGGCACCGGCAATGTGGCCGCAACGGCGCGCCGCCTCGGAATCACCTCCCACATCCAGCTCGACCCCTCGATGGCGCTAGGCGCCGTCGAGGTCAGCCCCATGGAAATGGCCCAGGCCTACGCCCCCTTCTCCAACGGCGGTTTCCTGGCCAAGGGCTACGGCATCGAGCGCATCCGCACCGCCAGCGGCAAGGTTCTCTATGACCACGGCGTCGACAAGGGTGCGCGCCGGGCCGTGATCGGCTCGCCGGCCCTGCAGTACATGAACCAGATGATGCGCCAGGTGATCACCAGCGGCACCGGGACCAAGGCCCGGGTCGCGGGCTTCGACATCGCCGGCAAGACCGGCACCACCAGCGACTACCGCGACGCCTGGTTCGTCGGCTACACCGGCGGCTTCGTCACCGCCGTCTGGGTGGGCCGCGACGACAACACGCCGATGAAGAAGGTCACCGGCGGCGGCGCCCCGGCCGGCATCTGGCACGACTTCATGACCGCCGCCCTGCCGCGCCTGAAAACCCAGCCCATCCCTGGCGGAACCCTGGCGCCGCCCCCGGTGGAGGCGCCGGCCCCCTCAGATCCCATCGGCGACCTGCTGTCGGGCGACGGCCCCAAGACCGAAGCCCCCGCCGAGAAGCCCGCGGAAGAGATTCCGTACTAG
- a CDS encoding M48 family metallopeptidase, whose amino-acid sequence MSLFGRPLADGDRLDVAGAVVRLKVHSRARRVSLRLDRTKREVVATAPSVRRLNEAAAFATERAGWIAARLAELPQSQSIAPGVTIDLFGQPCRLERATHPVRFFPATGDEPARIAARGEGETYARAVVRLLKKHALEVFADRTAHYCGLLGAKMPAVTVMDARGRWGSCRPGMIGKPASIRYSWRLALAPFEVADYVVAHECAHLLELNHGPRFWAHVKALVGDERPYRAWLRAEGARLHAFGA is encoded by the coding sequence ATGTCCCTGTTCGGCCGCCCCCTGGCCGATGGCGACCGGCTGGATGTGGCCGGGGCCGTCGTCCGCCTGAAAGTCCACAGCCGCGCGCGGCGGGTTTCCCTGCGGTTGGACCGCACCAAGCGTGAGGTGGTGGCCACCGCGCCCTCGGTACGGCGGCTGAACGAAGCCGCGGCCTTCGCCACCGAGCGGGCCGGCTGGATCGCCGCCCGCCTGGCCGAGCTGCCGCAGAGCCAGTCCATCGCGCCGGGCGTCACGATCGACCTGTTCGGTCAGCCGTGCCGGCTGGAGCGCGCCACCCACCCGGTGCGGTTCTTCCCGGCGACCGGGGACGAGCCCGCCCGCATCGCGGCGCGCGGCGAGGGCGAGACCTATGCGCGGGCCGTCGTGCGCCTGCTGAAGAAACACGCGCTGGAAGTGTTCGCCGACCGCACGGCCCACTATTGTGGGCTGCTGGGCGCCAAGATGCCGGCGGTGACGGTGATGGATGCGCGCGGCCGCTGGGGCTCGTGCCGGCCGGGCATGATCGGTAAGCCCGCCTCGATCCGCTACAGCTGGCGGCTGGCCTTGGCCCCGTTCGAGGTGGCCGACTATGTGGTGGCCCACGAGTGCGCCCACCTGCTGGAACTCAATCACGGCCCCCGCTTCTGGGCCCATGTGAAGGCCCTGGTGGGGGACGAACGTCCCTACCGCGCGTGGCTTCGGGCCGAGGGCGCGAGGCTGCACGCCTTCGGGGCCTGA
- a CDS encoding thioredoxin family protein has translation MRQVPMLAALALTASLVAGAASAAVTPPKVSITDYAQLKTPLPYPYDEAAKADADVAKAKARAKAAHKILIIDLGGNWCGDCRILAATMDLPEMKTWVARHFELVTVDVGRFDKNLQIPARYGVTSRLEGVPALLMVDPATDKLLNKDTVASLADARHMSPQALADWLATWAN, from the coding sequence ATGCGACAAGTTCCGATGCTGGCCGCCCTGGCCCTGACCGCCAGCCTCGTCGCCGGCGCAGCCTCCGCCGCCGTGACCCCGCCCAAGGTCAGCATCACCGACTACGCCCAGCTCAAGACCCCCCTGCCCTATCCCTATGACGAGGCCGCCAAGGCCGACGCCGACGTGGCCAAGGCCAAGGCCCGCGCCAAGGCGGCCCACAAGATCCTGATCATCGACCTGGGCGGCAACTGGTGCGGCGACTGCCGCATCCTGGCCGCCACCATGGACCTGCCCGAGATGAAGACCTGGGTCGCCCGCCACTTCGAGCTGGTCACCGTCGACGTCGGCCGCTTCGACAAGAACCTGCAGATCCCCGCCCGCTACGGCGTCACCAGCCGGCTCGAGGGCGTACCCGCCCTGCTGATGGTCGACCCGGCCACCGACAAGCTGCTCAACAAGGACACCGTCGCCTCCCTCGCCGACGCCCGCCACATGAGCCCCCAGGCCCTCGCCGATTGGCTGGCGACGTGGGCCAATTAG
- a CDS encoding ActS/PrrB/RegB family redox-sensitive histidine kinase produces the protein MASVKTTTPSGPAAGLDRQSPAQAQDELAWDMRGAGGRLRMRTLVTLRWTLILGEVAILLVGALFLGFRAPYAICFGLIGAAAWINLLTGVASPGQRMIADWEATAQLAFDIAQISVLVFLTGGSGNPFILMLIAPIALAAATLPLKPLLILGGAAVGASLALAFFHLPLPVRGPNVSFSLIYMLSSSAANVAGILVIASSVRQAAQESARMALALDVTQNVLSREQRLSALGALAAAAAHELGTPLATIAIVAKEMAREAPTAQIKEDADLLIAQAARCREILRRLTDAPAEASDVVHERMSLLQLVHEVIEPHAGVKGVRVEAIVTGAAGVASPDIWRMPEVLHALTSFVENAVDFATSEVLITARFDALSVSMEVRDDGPGFAPEVLAKLGEPYVTTRPGAEGSRTGHIGMGLGFFIAKTLLERTGAAVTFQNGRPRGAVVSARWTRAQIEAPLA, from the coding sequence ATGGCGTCCGTCAAAACCACGACGCCGTCGGGGCCGGCTGCGGGCCTCGATAGGCAAAGCCCGGCCCAGGCGCAAGACGAGCTGGCCTGGGATATGCGCGGGGCCGGCGGGCGGCTGCGTATGCGCACCCTCGTCACTCTGCGCTGGACCCTGATCCTCGGCGAGGTGGCCATCCTGCTGGTGGGCGCCCTGTTCCTCGGGTTCAGGGCCCCCTACGCCATCTGCTTTGGCCTGATCGGCGCGGCGGCCTGGATTAACCTGCTCACCGGGGTGGCCTCGCCGGGCCAGAGGATGATCGCCGACTGGGAGGCCACCGCCCAGCTCGCCTTCGACATCGCCCAGATCAGCGTCCTGGTGTTCCTGACGGGCGGCTCGGGCAACCCCTTCATCCTCATGCTGATCGCGCCCATCGCCTTGGCGGCCGCGACCCTGCCCCTGAAGCCCCTGCTGATTCTCGGCGGCGCGGCGGTGGGGGCCTCCCTCGCCCTGGCCTTCTTCCACCTGCCCCTGCCCGTGCGAGGTCCAAACGTCAGCTTTTCGCTGATCTATATGCTCAGCAGTTCGGCGGCCAACGTGGCGGGAATCCTGGTGATCGCCAGCAGCGTCCGCCAGGCCGCCCAGGAATCGGCCCGCATGGCGCTCGCCCTCGACGTGACGCAAAACGTGCTGTCGCGCGAACAGCGGCTCTCGGCCCTGGGGGCGCTGGCCGCCGCCGCCGCCCACGAGCTGGGCACGCCGCTGGCCACCATCGCGATCGTCGCCAAGGAGATGGCCCGCGAGGCGCCCACCGCGCAGATCAAGGAGGACGCCGACCTGCTGATCGCCCAGGCCGCCCGCTGCCGCGAGATCCTGCGCCGCCTCACCGACGCCCCGGCCGAGGCCTCCGACGTGGTCCACGAGCGGATGAGCCTGCTGCAGCTGGTCCACGAGGTGATCGAACCCCATGCCGGGGTGAAGGGGGTGCGTGTCGAGGCCATCGTCACCGGCGCGGCCGGCGTCGCTTCCCCCGACATCTGGCGCATGCCCGAGGTGCTGCACGCGCTCACCTCCTTCGTGGAGAACGCCGTCGACTTCGCCACCTCCGAGGTGCTGATCACCGCCCGCTTCGATGCGCTGAGCGTCTCCATGGAGGTCCGCGACGACGGCCCCGGCTTCGCGCCCGAGGTGCTGGCCAAGCTGGGCGAGCCCTATGTCACCACCCGTCCGGGAGCGGAAGGATCGCGCACCGGGCACATCGGGATGGGGTTGGGATTCTTCATCGCCAAGACCCTGCTGGAACGAACCGGGGCCGCGGTGACTTTCCAGAATGGACGGCCGCGTGGCGCGGTGGTCTCGGCGCGCTGGACGCGCGCCCAGATCGAAGCGCCCCTGGCCTAG
- a CDS encoding SCO family protein: MPRRNLIVIVCTVLSLALLGAVAWKTGVFKAPPTSLVGGPFQLVDQTGKPVDEKILRGKWSVVFFGYTYCPDVCPTTMVEMAQAQERLGPKAKDVQFLFISVDPERDTPAQLATYLSNDAFPKGTIGLTGTPAQVAVAAKAYRTFYRKVGTGTDYLMDHPTPAYLMDPKGRFDRVIPFGIGPDEVVTQVSAAMRGG; this comes from the coding sequence ATGCCCCGCCGCAACCTGATCGTGATCGTCTGCACCGTCCTCAGCCTGGCCCTGCTGGGCGCCGTGGCCTGGAAGACGGGGGTGTTCAAGGCTCCGCCGACGTCCCTGGTGGGCGGGCCCTTCCAGCTTGTGGACCAGACCGGCAAGCCGGTGGACGAGAAGATCCTGCGGGGGAAATGGAGCGTGGTGTTCTTCGGCTACACCTACTGCCCGGACGTCTGCCCCACCACCATGGTGGAGATGGCCCAGGCCCAGGAACGGCTAGGGCCCAAGGCCAAGGATGTGCAGTTCCTGTTCATCAGCGTCGATCCCGAGCGCGACACCCCGGCCCAGCTGGCCACCTATCTGTCCAACGACGCCTTTCCGAAGGGGACCATCGGCCTGACCGGAACGCCGGCCCAGGTGGCGGTGGCGGCCAAGGCCTACCGCACCTTCTACCGCAAGGTGGGGACCGGGACCGACTACCTGATGGACCACCCGACGCCGGCCTATCTGATGGACCCCAAGGGCCGCTTCGACCGGGTGATCCCCTTCGGCATCGGCCCCGACGAGGTGGTGACGCAGGTGTCAGCGGCGATGCGGGGCGGTTAG
- a CDS encoding polyhydroxyalkanoate depolymerase, giving the protein MLYTMYEAGYYAASPLRFAARAARDFWSSPLNPAKDSDLGRRIFAGADLFANLTRRYGRPVWNVDSVQIDGKPVRVTQTEVWSSPWVKLTHFSRNMADMRKAGRRDLEPAVLIVAPLSGHYATLLRGTVEAFLQDHEVFITEWSNARDVPLHAGRFDFHDYLDHIREMLRLLGPRPHVVAVCQPGPAVLAAAALMAEDNEDCRPGTMTFMGSPIDARLSPTVTNKLAEEKPFAWFKSNMIDTVPAPYPGLGRRVYPGFVQLYSFMSMNAEKHQDAHKQYLEDLMKGDGDAAEKHLEFYDEYLSVLDLPEEFYLQTVDYVFQSYLLPKGELTHRGRAVQPAKITDIGLLTVEGENDDISGIGQTQAAHTLCSGLPEAFKQDYVQPHVGHYGVFNGRRFREEIYPRVRAFIRKSEAGFEKTRDAANAA; this is encoded by the coding sequence ATGCTCTATACGATGTATGAAGCCGGCTACTACGCCGCCTCGCCGCTGCGGTTCGCCGCCCGCGCCGCCCGGGATTTCTGGTCGTCGCCGCTCAACCCGGCCAAGGACAGCGACCTGGGGCGGCGGATCTTCGCCGGCGCCGATCTGTTCGCCAACCTCACCCGCCGCTATGGCCGCCCGGTCTGGAACGTCGATTCGGTGCAGATCGACGGCAAGCCGGTGCGGGTCACCCAGACCGAGGTCTGGTCCAGCCCCTGGGTGAAGCTCACCCACTTCAGCCGCAACATGGCCGACATGCGTAAGGCCGGCCGCCGCGACCTGGAGCCGGCGGTGCTGATCGTCGCGCCGTTGTCGGGCCACTACGCCACCCTGCTGCGCGGCACGGTGGAGGCCTTCCTGCAGGACCACGAGGTGTTCATCACCGAATGGTCCAACGCCCGCGACGTGCCGCTGCACGCCGGCCGCTTCGATTTCCACGACTATCTGGACCATATCCGCGAGATGCTGCGCCTGCTGGGCCCGCGCCCGCACGTCGTGGCCGTCTGCCAGCCGGGGCCCGCCGTCCTGGCCGCCGCGGCCCTGATGGCCGAGGACAACGAGGACTGCCGTCCGGGCACCATGACCTTCATGGGCTCGCCCATCGATGCGCGGCTGTCGCCGACCGTCACCAACAAGCTGGCGGAGGAAAAGCCCTTCGCCTGGTTCAAGTCCAACATGATCGACACCGTGCCGGCCCCCTATCCGGGCCTGGGCCGCCGGGTCTATCCGGGCTTCGTGCAGCTCTACAGCTTCATGTCGATGAACGCCGAGAAGCACCAGGACGCCCACAAGCAATATCTGGAAGACCTGATGAAGGGCGACGGCGACGCCGCCGAGAAGCATCTGGAATTCTACGATGAGTACCTGTCGGTGCTGGACCTGCCCGAGGAGTTCTATCTGCAGACGGTGGACTATGTGTTCCAGTCCTACCTGCTGCCCAAGGGCGAGCTGACCCATCGCGGCCGTGCCGTGCAGCCGGCCAAGATCACCGACATCGGGCTGCTTACCGTCGAGGGCGAGAACGACGACATCTCCGGTATCGGCCAGACCCAGGCGGCCCACACCCTGTGCTCGGGTCTGCCGGAGGCGTTCAAGCAGGACTACGTCCAGCCGCACGTGGGGCACTATGGGGTCTTCAACGGCCGCCGGTTCCGCGAGGAGATCTATCCCCGGGTGCGGGCCTTCATCCGCAAGTCCGAAGCCGGCTTTGAAAAGACCCGCGACGCCGCCAACGCGGCTTAA
- a CDS encoding ActR/PrrA/RegA family redox response regulator transcription factor, translating to MTDLSADIAALPDKSLLVLDDDAPLRTRLGRALEQRGFEPVLVGSVAEALAAVRTFAPAYAVLDMRLEDGSGLKVVEAVRDARPDAKVIMLTGYGNIATAVQAVKSGAIDYLSKPADADDVARALLARKDESPPPPENPMSADRVRWEHIQRVYELCGHNVSETARRLNMHRRTLQRILAKRAPR from the coding sequence ATGACCGATCTCTCCGCCGACATCGCCGCCCTGCCCGACAAGAGCCTGCTTGTGCTCGACGACGATGCGCCGCTGCGAACCCGGCTTGGTCGGGCCCTCGAGCAGCGCGGTTTCGAGCCGGTGCTGGTGGGCAGCGTCGCCGAGGCCCTGGCCGCGGTGCGCACCTTCGCCCCGGCCTACGCCGTCCTCGACATGCGGCTGGAAGATGGCAGCGGCCTGAAAGTGGTGGAGGCCGTCCGCGACGCCCGCCCCGACGCCAAGGTCATCATGCTGACCGGCTACGGCAACATCGCCACCGCCGTCCAGGCCGTGAAGTCAGGCGCGATCGACTACCTGTCGAAGCCCGCCGACGCCGATGACGTGGCCCGCGCCCTGCTGGCCCGCAAGGACGAGAGCCCGCCGCCGCCCGAAAACCCCATGAGCGCCGACCGCGTGCGCTGGGAACACATCCAGCGGGTCTATGAGCTCTGCGGCCACAATGTCTCGGAGACCGCGCGCCGCCTCAACATGCACCGCCGAACCCTGCAGCGCATCCTGGCCAAGCGCGCCCCGCGCTAG